Proteins encoded together in one Hymenobacter monticola window:
- a CDS encoding YfcC family protein has protein sequence MNTFRFPHPLVLLVGFIILAAALSYVLPAGQFARQKNEATGREVVVPGSYQRVPATPVSPLDMLVDIPKGMADAAGVIFLIFLAGGAFTVLDQTGALRHGVDWLLARAHGREVLVIPIISLLFATMGALENMGEEIVPLIPVLLVLMRRLGYPVITAVAASLGAAIVGAAFSPINPFQVGVAQKLAQLPLLSGGGYRLALLLPAVALWIAGVMRHAIRHRVAPEITTDEVAADARGAGRHGLVLLLLLVCFSIFGYGVVSLGWDFDQMGALFFVLGVGAGLLGGLGLSGTAEGFVTGFRDIAFSALLIGFARAIFVVLEQGHIVDTIVQALSAPLGNLPVTLSALGMMVVQTALHLPVPSVSGQATLTMPLFAPLADIIGLSRQVVVLAFQYAAGLCELITPTNGSLLAILAICGIRFDQWLRYVWPLYALLLALGVAGVVAGIWLGV, from the coding sequence ATGAACACCTTTCGCTTCCCCCACCCGCTCGTCTTGCTGGTGGGCTTCATCATACTGGCCGCGGCCCTGAGCTACGTGCTGCCCGCCGGCCAGTTTGCCCGCCAGAAAAACGAGGCCACCGGCCGCGAGGTGGTGGTACCTGGCTCCTATCAGCGCGTGCCAGCCACCCCCGTAAGCCCGCTCGACATGTTGGTGGACATTCCCAAGGGCATGGCCGACGCGGCGGGCGTCATCTTCCTGATTTTCCTGGCCGGCGGCGCTTTCACCGTGCTCGACCAGACGGGCGCCCTGCGCCACGGCGTGGACTGGCTGCTGGCCCGCGCCCACGGCCGCGAAGTGCTCGTTATCCCCATCATCAGCCTGCTTTTCGCCACCATGGGCGCACTGGAGAATATGGGCGAAGAAATTGTGCCTCTCATCCCGGTGCTGCTGGTGCTCATGCGGCGGCTGGGCTACCCCGTTATCACGGCGGTGGCGGCCAGCCTGGGCGCGGCCATCGTGGGCGCTGCCTTTAGCCCCATAAACCCCTTCCAGGTGGGTGTGGCCCAGAAACTGGCGCAACTGCCGCTGCTCTCGGGCGGCGGCTACCGGCTGGCGCTGTTGCTGCCCGCCGTGGCCCTCTGGATAGCCGGCGTGATGCGCCACGCCATTCGCCACCGCGTGGCCCCGGAAATCACCACCGATGAAGTGGCCGCCGATGCCCGCGGGGCTGGGCGCCACGGGCTGGTGCTGCTGTTGCTGCTGGTGTGCTTCAGCATCTTCGGCTACGGGGTGGTGAGCCTGGGCTGGGACTTCGACCAGATGGGCGCGCTGTTTTTCGTGCTGGGCGTGGGGGCCGGGCTGCTGGGCGGGCTGGGCCTCTCGGGCACGGCCGAGGGCTTCGTGACGGGCTTCCGCGACATTGCCTTTTCGGCGCTGCTGATTGGGTTTGCCCGCGCCATTTTCGTGGTGCTGGAGCAGGGCCACATCGTCGACACCATCGTGCAGGCGCTGTCGGCACCACTGGGGAACCTGCCGGTCACGCTCTCGGCGCTGGGCATGATGGTGGTGCAGACCGCCCTGCACCTGCCCGTGCCCAGCGTCAGCGGGCAAGCCACGCTCACCATGCCCCTGTTCGCCCCGCTGGCCGATATTATCGGCCTCTCCCGCCAGGTGGTGGTGCTGGCGTTTCAATACGCCGCCGGGCTGTGCGAACTCATCACGCCCACCAACGGCTCCCTGCTGGCCATCCTGGCCATCTGCGGCATTCGCTTCGACCAATGGCTGCGCTACGTGTGGCCGCTGTATGCGCTGCTGCTGGCGCTGGGCGTGGCCGGCGTGGTGGCGGGCATCTGGCTGGGCGTTTAG
- a CDS encoding protein-tyrosine phosphatase family protein, with protein MSAPRPMPNSYWATPLLLACEYPGDLTDAKAVAKLDVLLAAGIRDFYDLTEPGELRPYEALLQQRATHHGLEPGQVRYRRFPVTDMDVPSDERLAEVLEALADSAAAGRRAAVHCWGGIGRTGVVVGCHLQQALGLSGEEALAHIAREWQTVAKVYREPTSPQTPAQFAFVRQYRTGA; from the coding sequence ATGTCTGCTCCCCGCCCCATGCCCAATTCGTACTGGGCTACCCCCTTGCTGCTAGCCTGCGAATACCCCGGCGACCTGACTGACGCCAAGGCCGTGGCTAAGCTGGATGTGCTGCTGGCGGCGGGCATCCGCGACTTCTACGACCTGACCGAACCGGGCGAGCTGCGGCCCTACGAAGCCCTGTTGCAGCAGCGGGCCACCCACCACGGCCTGGAACCGGGGCAGGTGCGTTACCGCCGGTTTCCGGTGACGGACATGGATGTGCCCAGCGACGAACGGCTGGCCGAAGTGCTGGAAGCCTTGGCCGACAGCGCGGCGGCGGGCCGGCGGGCGGCGGTGCATTGCTGGGGTGGCATTGGCCGCACCGGGGTGGTGGTAGGCTGCCATTTGCAGCAAGCCCTTGGCTTGAGCGGCGAAGAAGCCCTGGCGCACATTGCCCGCGAGTGGCAAACCGTGGCCAAGGTATACCGCGAACCAACCTCGCCTCAGACTCCGGCTCAGTTTGCGTTCGTGCGGCAGTACCGGACCGGCGCCTAA
- a CDS encoding DUF6960 family protein, with protein MPRPKPVVFGLYGWSPEYGFRYIHPANRRSFELLEPVGKLFEKISEDEDGEWITIRYDEQQFLVRPELFKEIYHKPKFSFGDSVEEVTPQPGQYRHFGHVSDVFWDESTDSASFQIVERKRKLPRVFQASELRAD; from the coding sequence ATGCCCCGTCCCAAACCCGTTGTTTTTGGCCTCTACGGCTGGTCGCCTGAGTACGGCTTCCGCTACATTCACCCCGCCAACCGTCGCTCGTTTGAGTTGCTGGAGCCCGTAGGCAAGCTGTTCGAGAAAATCAGCGAAGACGAGGATGGCGAATGGATTACCATTCGCTACGACGAGCAGCAGTTTCTGGTGCGCCCCGAGCTGTTCAAGGAAATCTACCACAAGCCCAAGTTCAGCTTCGGCGATTCGGTGGAGGAGGTGACGCCCCAGCCGGGCCAGTACCGCCACTTCGGCCACGTGTCGGACGTGTTCTGGGATGAATCGACCGACTCGGCTTCCTTTCAGATTGTGGAGCGCAAGCGCAAGCTGCCGCGCGTGTTCCAGGCCAGCGAACTGCGGGCCGATTAG